One Mailhella massiliensis DNA segment encodes these proteins:
- a CDS encoding helix-turn-helix domain-containing protein, translated as MKKSGGKLGGEYGAASLLGINRSTLQHRMKKLGICTTEKQMDEPPSLM; from the coding sequence TTGAAGAAAAGCGGCGGAAAGCTGGGAGGAGAGTACGGAGCTGCTTCCCTGCTGGGCATTAATCGTTCGACACTGCAGCACCGCATGAAGAAGCTGGGAATCTGCACCACGGAAAAGCAGATGGACGAGCCCCCTTCCCTGATGTGA
- a CDS encoding sigma 54-interacting transcriptional regulator has protein sequence MYWGSIFMQTKNFHQKSEYVIKNLLHSLTTSVSRTNFCKTLYNELLSVFEFDRMAINLYDSECRMLSYFTSVEGVVIKSLSTIRPADPMQTVAGKVIEERKPVVITDLPGAFPDIIQHPLVEAGLTTTMAFPLMLNDRIFATLHCSFFKQPVDLYAITNFLTEISPAISICLGVILSPQFSSTPFVLQEHGEPPAKVSCSESDLKSNDLKGNFLYYNSSMQTFRKQVVSISKFDIPVLIIGESGTGKSMLAREIHLRSPRHNNAFIKVNCPSLSSTLFESELFGHCKGAFTGAEEKRIGRLEMAQKGTLFLDEIGDLSKDMQSKLLQVLEESTFERVGESVSQKVDVRFIAATNIDIDSAIREGSFRTDLFYRLSGYVLKIPPLRDRKDDIPYLMDKLVSQLSEKYVIPSVPMNILVSREMMRVFKGWDWPGNIRELRNVLLHIMVIYNEAKRISVREVDELIRSGVTGSERSSPPSSDTKMNSRLQTLAEMERDIFCRH, from the coding sequence AACTACAAGCGTTTCTCGTACAAACTTTTGCAAAACGCTTTATAATGAGTTGTTGTCGGTTTTTGAATTTGATAGAATGGCTATCAATTTGTATGATTCCGAATGCAGAATGCTTTCCTATTTTACCTCCGTTGAGGGGGTGGTCATCAAGTCGCTGTCGACCATACGTCCTGCAGATCCTATGCAGACCGTTGCGGGAAAGGTGATCGAGGAACGCAAGCCTGTGGTCATTACCGATCTGCCGGGAGCGTTTCCCGATATCATTCAGCACCCTCTGGTGGAAGCCGGGCTGACGACGACCATGGCCTTTCCGCTGATGCTCAATGACAGGATCTTTGCGACGCTGCACTGTTCGTTCTTCAAGCAACCTGTTGATCTTTATGCTATTACCAATTTTTTAACGGAAATTTCCCCCGCCATATCCATCTGCCTGGGAGTGATTCTTTCCCCCCAGTTTTCTTCCACGCCGTTCGTGCTTCAGGAACATGGAGAGCCGCCAGCAAAGGTTTCCTGTTCCGAAAGTGACCTGAAGAGCAATGACCTGAAAGGCAATTTTTTATATTATAACTCCTCCATGCAAACTTTCAGGAAACAGGTTGTATCCATATCAAAATTTGATATTCCCGTGCTGATCATCGGTGAGAGCGGAACCGGCAAATCCATGCTCGCCCGGGAAATTCATTTGAGAAGTCCGCGACATAACAACGCATTTATCAAAGTGAACTGTCCTTCGCTCTCGTCCACGCTGTTTGAGAGCGAGCTTTTCGGACATTGCAAGGGGGCTTTTACCGGGGCAGAGGAAAAACGCATAGGGCGCCTGGAAATGGCCCAGAAGGGCACGCTGTTTCTGGACGAGATAGGCGATCTGAGCAAGGACATGCAGAGCAAGCTGCTGCAGGTTCTGGAGGAATCGACCTTTGAACGTGTGGGGGAGAGCGTCTCACAGAAGGTCGACGTGCGCTTCATTGCGGCGACCAACATTGATATTGACAGTGCCATCAGGGAAGGGTCCTTCCGTACGGACTTGTTCTACCGGCTTTCGGGCTATGTGCTGAAGATTCCGCCGCTTCGGGACAGAAAGGATGATATTCCGTATCTCATGGATAAACTGGTGTCGCAGTTGTCGGAAAAGTATGTCATTCCTTCAGTCCCCATGAACATACTGGTCTCCAGGGAGATGATGAGGGTCTTCAAGGGGTGGGACTGGCCCGGCAATATACGGGAACTGCGCAATGTTCTGCTTCATATCATGGTGATATACAATGAAGCGAAGCGGATCAGCGTCAGGGAGGTCGACGAGCTCATCCGAAGCGGCGTCACCGGCAGCGAACGGTCCTCGCCGCCCTCTTCCGACACGAAGATGAACAGCCGCCTGCAGACGCTGGCGGAAATGGAGCGGGACATATTCTGCAGGCATTGA